The genome window GATCCGGGCCGCCTGGTCGCTCTCCCCGATGCCGAAGAGCCGCCGGGCGTTGAGGGAGGTGATCCGTCCCACGTCCTCCAGGGAGAGCCCCTTGAGTTCCGCCACCTTTTCGGCGGCGAGCCGCACGTAGGCCGGTTCGTTCCGCTTCCCGCGGTGGGGGACCGGGGTGAGGTAGGGGCAGTCGGTCTCCACCAGCAGGTGCTCGACCTTGACGCCGCGCACCACCTGGCGCAGGGCTTCGTTGGAAGGGTAGGTGACGGTGCCGGGGATGGAGATCAGGAAACCCATGTCAATGCACTCCCGGGCCATGGCCAGGTCGCCGGAGAAGCAGTGGAGCACGCCACCCACGTCCCGGGCCTTTTCCTCGCGCAGGATCGCCATGACCCGCTCGTGGGCGTCGCGGTCGTGCACCACGATGGGCAGGGCCAGTTCCCGGGCCAGCCGGATGAAGCGGCGGAAGACCCGTTCCTGCTCGTCGCGGGGTGAGCGGTCCCGGAAGAAGTCGAGGCCGATCTCGCCGATGGCCGCCACCTTGGGGTTTCCCTGGGCCAGGGTCCTGATCTCGTCGTAGCAGCGGTCGGTCACCCGCCCCGCGTCGTGGGGGTGGATGCCCACGGCGCACCAGATCCGCTCGTGGCGGCTGGCCAGTTCAACCGCGGCCCGGCTGGACTCCAGGTCAGCTCCCACCGTGACGATGTGAGACAGCCCCGCCTCCCAGGCGCGGGAGAGCATGGCGTCGAAATCGGCCGCAAAGTCGCGGCCGTCGATGTGGGCGTGGGTGTCGATGAGAAAACCTGACAGGTTCATGGTGGTCCTTCCCGGTCCGAGAATGCCGATGGCGGCCGAAGAGCCGCCATCGGTGATAAGGCTACCACGAACGGCCGTGCCGTGACAAGCCCGGCCGGGGAGGGTCATCCCTTCAGGTTGTGCCAGAGATTGACCATGAAATCCTGCACGTTGGTGAGGATGGCCCGGGCCTGGCCCGACCCCCGGTTGGCCAGCTTGTCGGCCCCGAATTCGGACATGTCCACGATATAGAAGTATACCGGCCGCACGGTGCCGTCATCCAGCACCCTGTAGCTG of Geobacter anodireducens contains these proteins:
- a CDS encoding radical SAM protein, producing MNLSGFLIDTHAHIDGRDFAADFDAMLSRAWEAGLSHIVTVGADLESSRAAVELASRHERIWCAVGIHPHDAGRVTDRCYDEIRTLAQGNPKVAAIGEIGLDFFRDRSPRDEQERVFRRFIRLARELALPIVVHDRDAHERVMAILREEKARDVGGVLHCFSGDLAMARECIDMGFLISIPGTVTYPSNEALRQVVRGVKVEHLLVETDCPYLTPVPHRGKRNEPAYVRLAAEKVAELKGLSLEDVGRITSLNARRLFGIGESDQAARIAYRIRNSLYLNITNRCSNRCSFCAKFDDYTVKGHHLRLDHEPDSTEVLAAVGEPGPVDEIVFCGFGEPMLRIDLIVEVARELKKRGFRIRINTDGQANLVHGRNVLPELQGLVDCISVSLNAADADTYARICNTPFGTNGFTGICRFLEEARQYIPTVVATAVTVPGIDVAAVRALAESLGVEFREREYAEVG